A region of the Pseudomonas sp. J452 genome:
AACTTTGGCAATCAAGCGGCCGCACATCTAACCCAGACACTTGGGGTGGTGCAGCAGACAGCTCAAAATCTCGGCGTTTCGGTCGGGGCGATGCCGCAGGCGCTCCTTGACGCGCACTCTGTGTCGATTGGCGAGGGGGCCATCGCGTTGCACAGCGAGACGGGCATTCCGCTCCGTTCTCTTGGAACAGGTTCGTCACGCCTGCTAGTGGCTGGGCTTCAGAGGGCTGCAGCCAGTGCTGCTCCCATTGCTCTAGTCGATGAGGTGGAATATGGACTCGAACCTCATCGGCTAATGCGGTTCCTAGATTCTCTCGGTGCGAAGGACGCAGCAGCTCCGCTGCAGGTCTTCATGACGACGCATTCGCCGGTCGCGCTTCGCGAGCTGTCCGGTAGCCAGCTGTTCGTTGTTCGAACAGGGCCTGAACGCCACAGCGTTATGACGGCAGGGCAAGCTAACGAAGTACAGAGTACCCTGCGGACCGACCCGGAGGCGTTTCTCGCCAAATCCATCATCGTCTGCGAGGGAGCGAGTGAGGTAGGTTTCGCGCGTGGCCTCGACCAATGGTGGGTCAGCCTTGGGGCCACATCGTTTCTGGCACATGGAGGTGCTTACGTGAACGCTGGCGGGGGAACTCCCGATAACAGCCTTATCCGCGGAGCCGCACTTCGGAACCTAGGCTATCGCGTGCTGGTTTTTGTGGACGCCGACAAGCCGTCGACCGCGGGACTCGCGGAAGCATTCTTGGCCGCAGGTGGGCAAATTCTTACTTGGCGTCAGGGCCTTACTTTGGAGGATGAGATCTTCCGCCATCTCAGTGACCAAGCACTTGATGCGCTTCTGGCAAAAGCCGAAGCGATAGTGGGTGCCGAACTGATGAACGAGCATATTCAGACTAGATCCCAAGGGCACGTGACGCTGAACGATATCCAGGCTGAACGACTCGTGGATGGCTACTCACCCGCGAAACGAGAGCTACTGGGCATAGCATCCCGTATTCGCAACAGCGGGTGGTTCAAGTCGTTGACAACCTACCAGGAGGTCGCGAGGGACATCGTTGGCCCGTCTCTGCAGAACGCCGATGCAGGTTTCATGGCAGTCACGAACCAGCTCTGGACGTTTACAAGTGCCCCTTGAAATCGACATCTTCGCCATCGAGCGTGGCTCAATAACAGCCCCCGCAGGTTGTGGGAAGACGCAGCTGATTGCTGACACGCTCATCGCGCATACGCAGAGCAAGCCCATCCTCGTCCTAACGCACACGAACGCAGGCGTTGCGGCTTTGCGCGCGCGCCTGAGACGGGCAGGCGTCCCTAGTTCCGCGTATCGGGTCTCCACCATCGACGGATTCTCAATGCGC
Encoded here:
- a CDS encoding ATP-dependent endonuclease gives rise to the protein MARIRRLKISNFRSIQALDWVPSPGINCLIGPGDSGKSTILDAIDLCLGARRSSSFGDMDFFALNVEVPITISVTLGDLPASLMDIDFYGDFLRGFNLETGEVEDEPRVGLETVITLLLQVGADLEPSWTLFSERAELQQLERSLPWKERSALAPARIGSFASSNLSWSRGSVLNRLTDERAELGAELARAARQARANFGNQAAAHLTQTLGVVQQTAQNLGVSVGAMPQALLDAHSVSIGEGAIALHSETGIPLRSLGTGSSRLLVAGLQRAAASAAPIALVDEVEYGLEPHRLMRFLDSLGAKDAAAPLQVFMTTHSPVALRELSGSQLFVVRTGPERHSVMTAGQANEVQSTLRTDPEAFLAKSIIVCEGASEVGFARGLDQWWVSLGATSFLAHGGAYVNAGGGTPDNSLIRGAALRNLGYRVLVFVDADKPSTAGLAEAFLAAGGQILTWRQGLTLEDEIFRHLSDQALDALLAKAEAIVGAELMNEHIQTRSQGHVTLNDIQAERLVDGYSPAKRELLGIASRIRNSGWFKSLTTYQEVARDIVGPSLQNADAGFMAVTNQLWTFTSAP